Proteins encoded together in one Telopea speciosissima isolate NSW1024214 ecotype Mountain lineage chromosome 6, Tspe_v1, whole genome shotgun sequence window:
- the LOC122664994 gene encoding protein NRT1/ PTR FAMILY 3.1-like — protein MTAEKKEEIHLKHQMTEKKEERKMEKKESHGGYKKGGIRTMPFIFSSEVCERLAMSGFGINMLSYLTQQLYLPLTKAANTLTNFTGTASLTPLLGAFIADSFAGRFWTITVASIIYQIGMISLTISAVLPKLRPPPCHGNEVCQEANSRQLAILCVSLLLTAIGSGGIRPCVVAFGADQFDETDPKQKTRTWNFFNWYYFCMSLSSLVAVTVIVYIQETIGWGWGLGIPSIAMFLSIIIFIVAYPLYQHLDPSGSPFTRLIQVMVAAFKKRKLTMVSDPKLLYENDELDLSISITGKLLHSEQLRFLDKAAILTEEEKVGTLQTPNLWRLCTVHRVEELKSMIRMGPIWASGILLITASAQQNTFSLQQARTMDRHLSHSFQIPPGSMSVFSTISMLTSLFLYDRIIIPIARRFTGLDRGISFLHRMGIGLAISIFATLIAGFIEIKRKHVASVHGLTEEPHSTIPISFCWLIPQYALHGMGEAFMSIGHLEFLYDQAPESMRSMATALHWTAISLGNYTSTMLVTLVHAITKGSWLQDNLNKGKLEYFYWLITLLQVLNLIYYMFCAKFYSWKSIQLHQKGVDSEAKVELAGHV, from the exons ATGAcagctgagaagaaagaagaga TACATCTTAAGCATCAAATgacagagaagaaagaagagagaaaaatggagaagaaagaaagccaTGGCGGTTACAAGAAGGGAGGGATAAGAACAATGCCCTTCATCTTCT CAAGTGAGGTTTGTGAGAGGTTGGCCATGTCAGGTTTTGGTATTAATATGCTTAGCTATTTGACACAACAACTCTACTTGCCACTAACCAAGGCAGCCAACACTCTAACAAACTTTACTGGGACTGCAAGCTTGACACCTTTGCTTGGTGCCTTCATTGCCGATTCATTCGCTGGCCGGTTTTGGACCATAACAGTGGCTTCCATTATTTATCAAATA GGAATGATAAGCTTGACCATATCAGCAGTCCTACCAAAGCTAAGACCACCACCATGCCATGGAAATGAAGTGTGCCAGGAGGCTAATTCAAGGCAATTAGCCATTCTCTGTGTGTCTCTTCTACTTACAGCAATTGGGTCCGGTGGAATCCGGCCCTGCGTGGTTGCATTCGGTGCCGATCAATTCGATGAAACTGATCCAAAACAAAAGACAAGAACATGGAATTTCTTCAATTGGTACTACTTCTGCATGAGCTTGTCATCCCTTGTGGCTGTGACTGTGATTGTTTATATACAAGAAACGATTGGTTGGGGTTGGGGACTTGGAATTCCATCCATTGCTATGTTCCTTTCCATCATAATCTTCATTGTGGCTTATCCACTATACCAGCACTTAGATCCATCTGGGAGTCCCTTCACTCGCTTGATACAGGTCATGGTAGCTGCCTTCAAGAAAAGAAAGTTGACTATGGTTTCAGATCCCAAATTGCTCTATGAGAATGATGAGCTTGATCTCTCCATCTCCATTACTGGAAAGCTTCTTCACTCTGAGCAATTAAG ATTTTTGGACAAAGCAGCAATCTTGACAGAGGAGGAGAAAGTGGGAACTTTACAGACACCCAACTTATGGAGGTTATGTACAGTCCACAGAGTTGAAGAGTTGAAATCAATGATTCGAATGGGACCAATATGGGCTTCTGGGATTCTTCTCATAACAGCCTCTGCACAACAAAACACCTTCTCCCTACAACAAGCTCGAACCATGGATCGTCACCTCTCTCATTCCTTCCAAATCCCACCAGGTTCCATGTCTGTCTTTAGCACGATTTCCATGCTCACATCACTATTCCTTTACGATCGAATCATCATCCCTATCGCTAGACGCTTTACAGGTCTCGATAGAGGAATCTCATTCCTCCACCGTATGGGCATTGGGTTAGCGATCTCCATCTTTGCTACCCTTATTGCTGGTTTCATTGAGATCAAGCGCAAACATGTAGCTTCTGTTCATGGCCTCACAGAAGAGCCACACTCAACAATCCCTATTTCGTTTTGTTGGCTCATCCCTCAATATGCTCTCCATGGAATGGGTGAAGCTTTCATGTCCATTGGACACcttgaattcttatatgatcaGGCACCTGAGAGCATGAGGAGCATGGCTACTGCACTGCATTGGACCGCGATTTCGTTAGGAAATTATACTAGTACAATGCTTGTGACGCTGGTACATGCAATTACTAAGGGGAGTTGGCTTCAGGACAATCTAAACAAGGGGAAGTTAGAGTACTTCTACTGGTTGATCACATTGTTGCAGGTTTTGAATCTCATATACTACATGTTCTGTGCCAAGTTCTATTCATGGAAGTCCATTCAGCTCCACCAAAAAGGGGTTGATTCCGAAGCCAAAGTTGAACTTGCCGGTCATGTTTAG
- the LOC122664996 gene encoding protein NRT1/ PTR FAMILY 3.1-like, with translation MTAEKKEERKMEKKESQGGYRKGGMRTMPFIFSNEVCEKLAVVGFGTNMLSYLTQQLHMPLTKAANTLTNFGGTAGLTPLLGAFIADAFAGRFWTITVASIIYQIGMTSLTISAVLPHLRPPPCHGNEVCQEANSGQLAILYVSLLLTAIGSGGIRSCVVAFGADQFDETDPKQKTTTWNFFNWYYFCMGLSMLVAVTVIVYIQETIGWGWGLGIPSIAMFFSIITFIVAYPLYRHLDPSGSPFTRLVQVMVAAFKKRKVPMVSDPKLLYENDELDASISITGKLLHSKQLRFLDKAAILTEENEVGSLKKPNLWKLCTVHRVEELKSLIRMGPIWASGILLITASAQQNTFSLQQARTMDRHLSHSFQIPPGSMSVFTLISMLTTLSLYDRVIIPVTRRFTGLDRGISFLHRMGIGFAISIFATFTAGFVEIKRKHVASIHGLTEEPHSTIPISFCWLIPQYALHGMAEAFMSIGHLEFLYDQAPESMRSTAAALYWTAISMGNYFSTVLVTLVHTITKGSWLQDNLNKGKLEYFYWMISLLQVLNLIYYLFCAKFYSWKPIQLHQKEIDSEAGVELANRV, from the exons ATGAcagctgagaagaaagaagagagaaaaatggagaagaaagaaagtcaAGGTGGTTATAGGAAGGGAGGGATGAGAACAATGCCTTTCATCTTCT CAAATGAAGTTTGTGAGAAGTTGGCTGTGGTTGGTTTTGGTACTAATATGCTTAGCTATTTGACACAACAGCTGCATATGCCACTAACCAAGGCAGCCAATACTCTGACAAACTTTGGTGGTACTGCAGGCTTGACACCTTTGCTTGGTGCCTTCATTGCTGATGCATTTGCTGGCCGGTTTTGGACCATAACAGTGGCTTCCATTATTTATCAAATA GGAATGACAAGCTTGACCATATCAGCAGTTCTACCACATCTAAGGCCACCACCATGCCATGGAAATGAAGTGTGCCAAGAAGCTAATTCAGGGCAATTAGCCATCCTCTATGTCTCTCTTCTACTTACAGCAATTGGGTCCGGCGGAATCCGGTCTTGCGTGGTCGCATTTGGTGCCGATCAATTCGATGAAACTGATCCAAAACAAAAGACAACAACATGGAATTTCTTCAATTGGTACTATTTCTGTATGGGTTTGTCTATGCTTGTGGCTGTGACTGTGATTGTTTACATACAAGAAACAATTGGTTGGGGTTGGGGACTTGGAATTCCTTCCATCGCTATGTTCTTTTCCATCATAACCTTCATAGTTGCTTATCCACTGTATCGGCACTTAGATCCCTCTGGAAGTCCCTTCACTCGCTTGGTACAAGTCATGGTTGCTGCttttaagaaaagaaaggttCCTATGGTTTCAGATCCCAAATTGCTCTATGAGAATGATGAGCTTGATGCTTCCATCTCCATTACTGGGAAGCTTCTTCACTCTAAGCAATTAAG ATTTTTGGACAAGGCAGCAATCTTAACAGAGGAGAACGAAGTTGGATCTTTAAAGAAACCCAACTTATGGAAGTTATGTACAGTCCACAGAGTTGAAGAGTTGAAATCACTGATTCGAATGGGACCAATATGGGCTTCTGGGATTCTTCTAATAACAGCCTCTGCACAACAAAACACCTTCTCGCTACAACAAGCTCGAACCATGGATCGTCACCTCTCTCATTCTTTCCAAATTCCACCAGGTTCCATGTCTGTCTTTACCCTGATTTCAATGCTTACAACACTATCCCTTTACGACCGCGTCATCATTCCGGTCACTAGACGCTTTACCGGTCTCGACAGAGGCATCTCCTTCCTCCACCGCATGGGAATTGGGTTCGCCATCTCTATTTTCGCTACCTTTACTGCTGGTTTCGTTGAGATCAAACGCAAACATGTAGCTTCTATTCATGGTCTCACAGAAGAGCCACACTCAACCATTCCAATTTCTTTTTGTTGGCTTATCCCTCAATATGCTCTCCATGGTATGGCTGAAGCTTTCATGTCAATTGGACACcttgaattcttatatgatcaGGCACCTGAGAGCATGAGAAGCACAGCTGCTGCACTGTATTGGACCGCGATTTCGATGGGAAATTATTTTAGTACAGTGCTTGTGACACTGGTACATACAATTACTAAGGGGAGTTGGCTTCAGGACAATCTAAACAAAGGGAAGTTAGAGTACTTCTATTGGATGATCTCTTTATTGCAGGTTTTGAATCTCATATACTACTTGTTCTGTGCCAAGTTCTATTCATGGAAGCCCATTCAGCTACACCAAAAAGAGATTGATTCCGAAGCTGGAGTCGAACTTGCCAATCGGGTTTAG